The Streptomyces rubrogriseus genomic sequence CGAGGGTGAGCCCGTCGGGGGTGTCCTCGGCGGCCGCCGCGCAGTTGTCCGCGGGCGTCAGGAAGTACTGGGCGCCCTTGTCGTGCGCGCCGATGGTCTTCATGCCGATGCCGCCGATCGGGCCGACCTTGCCGTTGTCGTCGATCGTCCCGGTGCCGGCGACGAACTTGCCGCCGGTGAGGTCGCCGGGGGTGAGCTTGTCGTAGATGCCGAGGGCGAACATCAGACCGGCGCTCGGGCCGCCGACGTCGGCCAGCTTGATGTCGATCTCGAACGGGAACGTGTGGTCGGTTCCGGCGGAGATCCCGACGACGGCGCGCTTCGCGCCCGCGTCCTGGGAGGTCTCGGTCCTGATGGTGATCTTCTGGGTCTTCGTCGCCGTCCGGCCCTCCTTCTCCGCGGCGGCCTGCTCCTTGGCGGGCACGATCGTGAAGACGGTGTCCTGTCCCGGTTCGTGCTTGGTCACCAGCTCGGCGACGTCCGCGGGCTTCTTGACGGTGGTGCCGTCCACGGCCTTGATCACGTCGCCGGCGTGCAGCCGGCCCTGCGACGGGGAGTCCTTGACGACGGCGGAGACGACCACCCAGGACTTCACCGAGATGTCGAGCGCCTTCAGGGCGGCGACCTTCGCGCTCTCCTGGGACTGGCTGAACTCCTCGGCGTTCTCCTGGGTGGCCTCTTCCTCGGTCTTGCCGTCCGGGTAGAGGGTCTCGTGCGGAACCACGCTGTTGTCGTGTGCCAGCCAGCCGTAGACGGCCTCCACGAGGTTCATCCGGTACTCGGCGCTGGTGACCCGGACGGTGGTCATGTTCAGATGACCGCTCGCCTCGTAGGTCTTGTGACCGGAGATCTGGAGCACCGGCTCGCCGTCGTGGTCCCCGAGGGTGTTCACCGTCGGCCCGGGCGACATCTCCGAGTACGGCACGGGGATGAAAACACCCGCGCACAGGAGCGCGATCAGCATCAGGGTGGAGGCGAGCATCGTCGCGGTGCGGCGTGGCATGGCACGACAGTACGGGACGCGGCTGTCGGAACACCGTCAGGGCGGGCCGTCGCCGGACCACCGTCGGGCGGCCGTCAGGCACCCGTGCGGGGCTTCTCCATGGCCTCACGGAACCGGGCGTACCCGTCCAGCTCGGGGCCGTCGCTCCGGGCCTTGCGGGTCCGGTTGGCCCAGCTTCCCCACAGGCCCGCACCGACAGCGGCCACCAGCGGAATCAGCAACCAGGCGAGCGCTCCCATGCCGACCTCCCAACCCCATGAGTGTCCGCGACTGACTGATCAGCAGATTAACCA encodes the following:
- a CDS encoding YlbL family protein; its protein translation is MPRRTATMLASTLMLIALLCAGVFIPVPYSEMSPGPTVNTLGDHDGEPVLQISGHKTYEASGHLNMTTVRVTSAEYRMNLVEAVYGWLAHDNSVVPHETLYPDGKTEEEATQENAEEFSQSQESAKVAALKALDISVKSWVVVSAVVKDSPSQGRLHAGDVIKAVDGTTVKKPADVAELVTKHEPGQDTVFTIVPAKEQAAAEKEGRTATKTQKITIRTETSQDAGAKRAVVGISAGTDHTFPFEIDIKLADVGGPSAGLMFALGIYDKLTPGDLTGGKFVAGTGTIDDNGKVGPIGGIGMKTIGAHDKGAQYFLTPADNCAAAAEDTPDGLTLVKVDTIDDALGALKDIRSGKTADLPKCTQG